In the genome of Dyadobacter fermentans DSM 18053, the window GAGCACGACCTGTTCGATAGCGACGATTACCTGCAATTTCACGGCGGTATGATCGCCACCATCCGCAACCTCACGGGACAGCAGCCGCGGCATTATTTCGGGGATTCGCAGGACCCTGCCAAGCCGGTTGTGCGGGATTTGAAGGAGGAAGCGCTGCGCGTTTTCCGATCCCGGGTCGTGAATCCCAAATGGATCGAAAGCATTAAAAAACACGGTTATAAAGGTGGGCTTGAACTGACGGCCACGGTGGATTACCTGTTCGGCTACGATGCCACGGCGCATGTGGTGGACGACTGGATGTATGAAAAGGTAGCCGAAACCTATGCGCTCGATGCGGAAATGCAGCAGTTTTTTGAGCAAAATAATCCGTGGGCGCTGAATGCCATCGCGGAGCGGCTGCTCGAAGCGGAGCAGCGCGGGCTTTGGAAAGCACCCTCCGAGGAAGCATTGGAGGGTTTAAGGAATTTGTATCTCAAAAGTGAAGCCCTGCTCGAATCGAGGACCGAGTAGGGTAAACAGCAATTATATGGAGAAGAACTTGTACCCGTTTGCCGCGATCGTCGGGCAGGATGAACTGAAAAAGGCATTGCTGCTCTGCGCCGTCAATCCGGGCATTGGCGGGGTGCTGATCAAAGGCGAAAAAGGCACGGCTAAAAGTACTGTGGTGCGCGGACTGGCGGCGATAATGCCCCCGCAGCCTCTCAGCGGCGAACCGGTGCCGTTTGTGGACATGCCGCTGGGCGCTTCCGAAGACCGTGTGCTGGGAAGTCTGGATATTGAGGCTGTTCTTTCCAGCAAAACGCGCAAACTGCTCCCCGGGCTGCTCGCTAGTGCGCACGAGGGTATTTTATATATCGATGAAGTGAACCTCCTGGCCGATCACCTGGTGGATGTGCTGCTGGATGTGGCAGCTTCGGGCACGAATACCGTGCAGCGGGAGGGGCTGTCGGTGAGCCATCCAGCGAAGTTTGTGCTGATCGGTACGATGAACCCCGAGGAAGGCAATCTGCGACCGCAGTTTCTCGACCGGTTCGGATTGATGGTGGAAGTAGGCGCACCTGCCGACGTGCAGGCAAGGACGGAAGTGGTGCGAAGACGGATCGCTTTTGAGCGTAATCCGGAAGGTTTTGTTAATCAATGGATTGACAATCAAGAAATTATTAAAGCGCAGATTAGCAGGGCAATGCAGCTGCTGCCACTGGTGCAAATGCCGGACGGATTGCTGAAAATGATCAGCCAGCTCTGCATTGAATGGGGCGTGAGCAGTCTCCGGGCGGATATTGTGCTATACAAAACGGCCGTCACAATGGCAGCGCTGCACGGTCGGACGCTCGTCACACCGGACGACATCCGCGAGTCGGCCACGCTCGTGCTCACGCACCGGAAGGGCAAAAAAGCACTATCCCCCAATAGCCAGCAACCCAATGAACGCCCGGCGAGCGGCGACGAAAACCCACAAAATCAAAAAAGCCAGACACCCGAAGCACCTGATAAAACACAAAACGGGCAACAAGACGGTGAATGCGGTGAAGGAAATTGTGAAAGCGAGGGTAGCGAACGCATCGCGAATATTGATTTTGGAATGACCGTACCAGAATTGACGAAGAAGCCCGCTAGCGCCGCTCCGGATGTGGCAAACGGACGGGATGTACGCGCTCGTCAGACCGCAAAAGGTGCTGCGATCAGGGCGGTAAGGAGTGAAACAGCGAGCGATATCGCCATGACGGACACCATCCTGCACGCCCTTACACGCAACCCGGACGATCTCACAATCGGCAAAGCGGATTTGCACCAGAAAGTCCGTAGCGGAAAGGCAGGGCGGCTGATACTTTTCGTCGTGGATTCGTCGGGTTCGATGGCGGCGGGCAAACGCATGGAAGCCGTAAAAGGCAGCGTAATGAAGCTCCTGGAAGATGCTTATCAAAAGCGTAACATGGTGGCGGTGATTGCCTTCCGGGGTGTGGAAGCGACAGTTTTGCTCGAACCTACCCGCAGCACCGGCCTGGCTGAGCAGGCATTGGAGCAACTCCCGACCGGCGGCCGTACGCCCCTGCCGCATGCATTGGAAATGGCGGAGAAAATGCTCGCATCGTTTGCAGGACGCGATACGATGGAGCCCTTGCTGGTAATCCTGAGCGACGGCAAAGCCAATGTACCTCTGCCCGGCTCGGGTGGCGATGCATGGCGG includes:
- a CDS encoding magnesium chelatase subunit D family protein — protein: MEKNLYPFAAIVGQDELKKALLLCAVNPGIGGVLIKGEKGTAKSTVVRGLAAIMPPQPLSGEPVPFVDMPLGASEDRVLGSLDIEAVLSSKTRKLLPGLLASAHEGILYIDEVNLLADHLVDVLLDVAASGTNTVQREGLSVSHPAKFVLIGTMNPEEGNLRPQFLDRFGLMVEVGAPADVQARTEVVRRRIAFERNPEGFVNQWIDNQEIIKAQISRAMQLLPLVQMPDGLLKMISQLCIEWGVSSLRADIVLYKTAVTMAALHGRTLVTPDDIRESATLVLTHRKGKKALSPNSQQPNERPASGDENPQNQKSQTPEAPDKTQNGQQDGECGEGNCESEGSERIANIDFGMTVPELTKKPASAAPDVANGRDVRARQTAKGAAIRAVRSETASDIAMTDTILHALTRNPDDLTIGKADLHQKVRSGKAGRLILFVVDSSGSMAAGKRMEAVKGSVMKLLEDAYQKRNMVAVIAFRGVEATVLLEPTRSTGLAEQALEQLPTGGRTPLPHALEMAEKMLASFAGRDTMEPLLVILSDGKANVPLPGSGGDAWRQSLQLAQNLHCDALVLDTESGYVRYGKARELATALGAEYRSLQELSADEITDTIAKRIVI